TCCATTTGAGTCTGACAAAGTGACCTTCCCCTCTCTCTCtgaaacaaaagtgaaaaaacataacccaaaatcaaaattcaaggtCTCTCCTCTCTCATTCGGTAAGTCAtctcctctcttctcttttAGGTCAGTTTTGAacttaaattgaaattgaatcaggatattgaaattgaaaccgAATTAAGATAGTGAGAGTAGTAGTGATTGCAGTACTTAAATTGTAATTGATTTTAACTTAGGGTTTGGTTAATTGGTTacttaaattgattttatttgtttctgttcCTTGCTTCTGTTCTCTTCCTATGTTGTTTATTCCCTATTTCTGAGATAATTGGTTACTCAATGTGGACCAATGTAGCTAGATGGAAATGGAATTTTGGAGTCATAAAGGCATGCATGAGATAATTAATGGTTACGTGTATAGTAGTAGCTCCTATCCCACTTTTTGGTTTATGTGTATGAATTGATACCATCTTGTAATAATTCTTCCTGTTTGACTTCATAACCTTCACCGGGATCAATGTTCTCTTCATTGGCATGGATCTGCAAACTTTATTCTGAATCACTCGCTTGTGTCCCTGGATTACTTAGCATAGTGGGAGAAAAATCCATTGTTTTCTCTTGATCATGATAATCTTGCTCCTGATTAACACCAGTCTTCTCATCGGTATTTTCCACACCAGTTAATGCATCAAGGCACATTGCGGCAGATTCATCCAAATTTTGAACTTGTTCAATTGAACGGCCACTGGATTCTTTTGGAGAAACATTTAAGGAATTCATATTCTCCATGACAGATCCTTGATGGATATTGATCTGATCTATTTTTTCAGCTTCATCTTCAACCCTTTTTGTTCCACTAGAATCTTCATGAACCTTAGTTTTTTCACTCAGTACTTCATCTTCACTTTGTGTTGCAGGATCTAATTCctgattttcttcatttttctctttatcGACATTCGTTTCCATGCTTTCCTCCATGTTAACGAATCCAATATCATCTCCTTCAGGTGGTGATTTCAACTTCGACTCTGACATCACTTCACGGGCATCAGCATTTACATCAGCAGAGCTTATAATATAAAGGTTTGAGATATTATAAACTAATAAACTAATTACAACAAAATCAACTATAGCACTTTCCTATACTAAGATGTGAAATTTATCAATTGCTTTTGGTTGTTTGGAATTGAGTTATGCCCTAATTTATGAGTCACATAACAGAAACACAGTCCGTCAGTTAATGTTTTAAGTTGACGTATGCCTTTATTTGAATTCAACCTAACAGAAGCATGATGTGTCACCCCTTTTCATCGTTTGCTTAATAGGTATTATTAGTTTGCATAATTGGTAAGAATAGATgctataaataagaaaataaatataatgatatttccttaaaaaaagtgttaGCTAGGTGTAAGTTTTCTTCTTTATTGACTCGTTCTCAATATTTCTTTGACACCATATTATGAGAGTTTTCTTTGATATTCCTATAGATAATGAGAGTTTAGAAGTATGAAGATGTCATGAGTGAGTAAAATGGAGTTAGTGTTAAATTTTGTACTTAAACAAAAAGGGGAAAAGGAAACAAGAAATTGAAGGTTAGTTTGTGGCCCAATCATTGTTTGATTCTGGTTGTGCTATTCTTGTTTTATGCAATTCTTGTATTCTGGTCATGGTTAGTTTTATGTTATTCTTGTATAAGTATTCTTTTTGCACAATCTTTGTTTGAGTGGAGTAATGCATTTTACAAAGTGCATTGGGAAAGAGTTCATCATATAGTAGCAAATAAGGAATAATCAAGTGAGCAAGGCAACTTAACAGATTTTTTGTGTATAAATAAAGTGTGAGATAGTCCAACTCAAACGCATAAGTGCCTCCGCAAAATGGCGAAGAAGAGCGAACATCTTCCTCAAGAAGTGATTAATGAAATCCTGTTGAGGTCCATCCATTGTTGTCAACAAACAAATACCTCTGTCTCCTATAACTCTTACCTACAATGAATATATTATCAACTTTCTGTGTGGCTTGACATATGAACCGTCAACTGATGATTACTTGGTAGTTTTGGGGTACTACCAATACGATGATAACTTTTTGGAATCTGGTTTAACTGACTTGGAGATTTTCTCATTGAGAGCTAATAAGTGGAAACAAATTGAGTTTGGTTCTCCTTTGCCTTACAAGTCTCCATATGACGCGTGTCGCAGACTCGGGTCCTTCTTGAATGGGGCTATTCATTGGCTTAGTAAAGTTGTCATATTAACTTCATCTTTAACttatttcatcatttatgttttatcttttacattattttatatgttattgTTGTGTTAAAATAGAATtggatttatatgatttaaatgATGCTTACTAAGGTCTATTTGTAGGTAAGATTGATTGAAACTGTGTCATGATCAAAGTTTCTCTGCATTTGTATCATTGTATGTGTTTGTTTATGGATGAGTTTGGCTAAGGTGGTCTTACCACTTCACAAAAGTCAAAGCAGGATTAACTTTTGGCTAAACCTTTTATGTGTGATCTAGTTCTTGATTTCCAATTGATGTTTTCATTGTTATTGTGGTTGATTTAGATTGAAACTTGTTACTTTCTCCGAACAAAATGGTTACTTGCACCGAGCACTTGGAAAATTTGCAAAACTGGACATTAGACCAAAGAATTAAAACTCGTCTAGAAGATACCGGTTTTTCACATTTCAACAAACTTGCAAAATGTCAACATGATAACAAGCTTATGGAATGTGTGGTATCCCATTTCAATTCAGAGACATGTGGATTTGAATTTGGtgtcataaaattaatttttggattGAAAGATGTGCTAAACATTACAGGCTTGCACATTACAAGCAAGCCCCGACATCATGCTGATCATCCAATTCATTGACCGGGGGCAGCGAGGAAGATGGATCTGTGCTCGAGCTATGTCTACGAATAGGTCCTCCTCTTCCTGAAGATCTACTAGGTCCTCCTCCTGAAGACTGGCCACTACCAAAACTATAATTGTATTCCGGGTAACCTGGAAGTTTGTTGGGGATTATCATATCATGGATGGTAAACAGATCGCGGACCAATAACACAATCTTATCATTAGACTGATTCTGGTAGAAAACAGGGGCATCATGTTAGTCACTCCATTCTGAAACTAAAAGCATACTTAAAAGCATACAGTCCACTCACAaacatttctaaaaaattgCATCCTGGGGATGTAAATAATAAAACACTGGCTACTATGTTAGACTCTTGGTAATTAGTATataccgtaaaaaaaaaaaaaagagatcgCTTTAAGTGATTTTATGACAGAATTAATCTGAACCGTTTAATCTATTATTAATGGCTCAAATTTAAAACAGTGTGAAAACTGCAGCAAATCGGAATTCCTAAAATCAGCCActagatttttgaaaaaaaaacaatgtatgaCAATTGTTTTTCTTCAACTCTTATAAAAGGGCACCAGAATCACAATCTAAACCAAGTCCAAATAGTCCCTTCTTACTCTCCAAgttcatttcttctttttttctcttaaagctagctaaggaaaaaaaaaagggtggcAAAATTCCAATTCTCTTTgtttttataatgttgttttctttaAGTTCAGCCAATCCAATCAAGAGAAAGCAATACACACCATGCAAAAACATAGTCCTTTATtttcatgacataatttacaATGGAATGAATGCAGCTAATGCAACATCTTCAATAGTAGAGCTCCACAAGGTGCTAATTTAACAAAATTAGCAACCCAATTTCACTTTGGTAACATTGCAGTTTTTGATGACCCTATCACATTGGACACTAACCTTCATTCAAAACCAATTGGAAAAGCACAAggctttacatttatgataccAAAAACACATACACTTCTTGATACAAAAGGGGGGCCCAAGATATGGCAAGTATATTCTAGAAGGGGTAAGAAGGTTAATAGTGGCTAGCAGTCAGTGACGTGGCAGAGAGTGAGGAGAGCATCCAATCATTTTCCACTTTATAAGGAGTAGGCAGTTAGAAGAGAGAGGCATCCAGGATTATTGCTAGATCTGTCAGAAATAAATAGGGGGCTGTAGCTACCCTATAGGAGCCTTGCTCTGGTTCATTGAGTCCTATACTATTATGACTGATGCATTTGAAGGCGAGGTTTATTTTCGATTTTGTGTTGATATTAAGTTTTTCGAGTGTTGGTAAGttactaaattttatattaCCAAATGTATTATCATAACTGATGCATTTGAAGGTGAATGTGAAGTTTATGACCAAtggtaatataaaattaagtcATAATAATTGTTGAAAGCAAATACATTAAGAAGTTATTAATGTTTACATTGTTGGGGCTGGTACTATGATAGCTCAGTGTGCGGCTCTGTTGTGGTGTTGTGGCAGAGTGTTTTTTTGGGGTTTATCAGTGTAATGAGGTGTTGTAGCTCGTTTCTAGaatattttggttttggttgttCTACAAATTTGAGATGTTTCTATATTGGTTTTGGTCCAATTTGCTTTGTAGGGGTGTGCAATTTGTAATAACATAAATCGGCAAATTGCATAAGCTTATATATTCGACGTGaattaaaatgttgtttttcttttaggCGAAATCTATACTATTATAATTTGTGGacgattttttaaaaaaaattatccacgTGACATTCTTACAATGACTCTCCTATCAGCGTTTtgataatttgaaatttgaaatctaaatagtttttcataaaaaattatcctCATATGTCAGTGATGAAAAATTAGATACCTTAGGGTTGCACCTTAAGTATTTCAGTCTCTTCCGCAAAGATTCAACATCTTTTGGAAGCAACTGGGGAAAGTTTTCTGTGATGATGCGGTTAACCTCAGTTTCAGCTTTGTTCCAGAACTCTAAACTGTGGCTGTTTAGATGGGGGCCTGATCTCATTGCTCTGAGATGGGCAGCTATGAACACCTCCAGCATCTTCTCGTCGAGTAGTGGTGGCCAGTTTGAATCACTTGCCTACAATGGAGTAAAATATTTagggcttaattactcttttggtcccttaatttattttttggttttattttggtcccttaactattaaaagtttcgtttcggtcccttaacttatttttgggttttcttttggtccgttaactattaaaagtttcgttttggtcccttcacttattttttgatttcgttttggtcccttaacttattttttggttttgttttggtcccttaactctaatacattcatcctaacataaagaccaaagtggttgacggtaggcatggcaatggggcggggtggggacgggttttacattccccgtccccatacccgattctcatatacttacccgttaccctacccatacccaacggggatgagaaattgaaccccatccccgtccccgacgggttcgggtatccctactccatccccgtccccgtattgaataatttttttaataaaaaatagaagttttttgcAACCCCTAGAGaaattttgtaataaattatccaacaatatgttcactttaacatttgttaaaCCGATTGATTCAGTttctcctttaaatatcaatagtAGTTTTTATAATacgacaattatcaaacaaaataacatggcatatcaagataaaatagtttttttttggatttgggacg
Above is a genomic segment from Medicago truncatula cultivar Jemalong A17 chromosome 5, MtrunA17r5.0-ANR, whole genome shotgun sequence containing:
- the LOC120580595 gene encoding uncharacterized protein isoform X3, whose translation is MKRKAFSLSPFSSAVQISECVPSSCSKNLKKPKILDEVNSMAAKASDSNWPPLLDEKMLEVFIAAHLRAMRSGPHLNSHSLEFWNKAETEVNRIITENFPQLLPKDVESLRKRLKYLRCNPKRERGRSLCQTQMEGRWLRWLPRECEMY
- the LOC120580595 gene encoding uncharacterized protein isoform X2; the encoded protein is MKRKAFSLSPFSSAVQISECVPSSCSKNLKKPKILDEVNSMAAKASDSNWPPLLDEKMLEVFIAAHLRAMRSGPHLNSHSLEFWNKAETEVNRIITENFPQLLPKDVESLRKRLKYLRCNPKVTRNTIIVLVVASLQEEDLVDLQEEEDLFVDIARAQIHLPRCPRSMNWMISMMSGLACNVQACNV
- the LOC120580595 gene encoding uncharacterized protein isoform X1, which encodes MKRKAFSLSPFSSAVQISECVPSSCSKNLKKPKILDEVNSMAAKASDSNWPPLLDEKMLEVFIAAHLRAMRSGPHLNSHSLEFWNKAETEVNRIITENFPQLLPKDVESLRKRLKYLRCNPKNQSNDKIVLLVRDLFTIHDMIIPNKLPGYPEYNYSFGSGQSSGGGPSRSSGRGGPIRRHSSSTDPSSSLPPVNELDDQHDVGACL